TCGAGGCCCAGTACGCCCCGATGGCCCCGATCGGGCTCTCTTGGCGGATGGGGACCATGACCAGGCTCTTGACGAAGGTGGGGGCGTAGGCGTCCACGGGGATGCGCGGGTCCTCGTAGATGTCCGTGATGGCGACGGCCTCGCGATGGAGCATGGCCCAGCCGCTGATGCAGCTCTCCATCGGAAAGCGTAGCCCCTTCCAGAGCGGGCTGATCGCATCTTCGTCCGCGTAGAAGCAGCAGTCCCCTTCGCGTAGGACGAAGGTCGCCCCATCGGCCCCCACCAGCGCCCTGGCGGCTCGCTTGACGATGGCCTGGATCTCCTGGATGCTGCGGGCCTGCGAGAGCTTCTGCACGACCGTGACGAGTCGCGAGGCGATGGCGCCATCCGCCAAAGCATCGAACGGGGCTTCGCTCCCACCTGCCGGGTCGAAATCCTGCATGGTGTCACCCTCCTCCGGTCGTTGGGGTCTCCGAGTGAAGGTGATGACTATATCTTTTATGATATAAATCACCTTCTTATTTGGTATCACAGAAACCTGCCGAGCAAAATAGGCCAGCGAGCATTTGCCGATGCCGCCGCCTCCTTCTCCCGGCTCATGGCGCGCCGATCGCCTGCCGCCATCCAAGATGGCTGAAAACCTTTGCCCCTCTAGCGCTTGTTCGTTGGCCCCTTGATGACGAAGATAGCAAGCGAGCCTCAGAGGCGAAGGAGGCATGATGCGTCGCTATCTTCTGTCGTTTTCCATCGGAGTCGGCTTGGTGGCGCTCGGGTGTCACCAAGCGCAGAACTCGCCCCCGCAGCCCACTCCGCCCCCGGTCGTGTCGCTCCCCAAGAGCGCCGTTCGCCTGGATGTGATGGGCTCGAGCTCTTACGAGCGCCTGGACGTGCGGGTGGACGAATTGGGCCCCCAGGGGCGCGGGCTGCTCGCGTCGGGCTCCTACGCTCCGGCCCAGGTCCCCTCGGCTTTCGCGCTCGACTCGCTCAAGCCCGAGCACGTCTATCAGGTGACGGCGATCGCCCGCGAGGGGGCGGGCACGCTCGCCGTCGCGTCGGCGAGCATCGACTTCCGCGGCCGGAGCGTGGTCGCCACCCAGTCCCTTGAGCTGTTCGTTCCCTTCCGGCTCGAGACCGTGGCGGGGGCAGGCGGAGCCGGGGGGTACGCCGACGGCATGGGCACCGGCGCCCGCTTCAACGCTCCGGCAGGTCTGGCGAGCGACGCGAGCGGCAGCGTCTACATCGCTGATACGGGCAACCGCTTGATTCGCATGTTGGATGCGTCCGGCAGCATCACGACCTTCGCCGGCATCCCGTACTCCCAGACCGCGACGCAGTCCGAGGAGATCTCGCCGCAGGCCTTCTTGGCTCCCTACGGGGTCAGCCTCGCTCGCGACGGCCGGGTCCTGGTGGCGGACCAGGGTCGCAACCAGATTCGCGCCATCACCCGGGGCGGCATCGGCCGGTTCGGCGTGGTCGGCGACTTCGCAGGCCAGCTGGGCTTTACCTCGTTCGCGTCGGGCAGCGCTCAGACCGCCATTTTCAACAAGCCGATGGGCGTGGCGGTCCTGCCAGACGGGACGGTGGCCGTCACGGATACCGAGAACCACCTGATCCGGGCCGTCACCGTGAATGGGCAGGTCGTCGAGCTCGCCGGGATGTACGTGCCCTACTCGTCGGGAGGCTTCATCAACGCGACGGGCTTGCAGGCCGCCTTCAGGCAGCCGACGGGGATCGTGTCGGACGCCAAGGGCAACCTCTACATCGCGGATACGGGCAACCACTGCATCCGCAAGCTCACGCCCCAGGGTCAGGTGACCACCTACGCGGGGCTGGCAGGGACGGCTGGCTACGCGGACGGCGACGCGACGACGGCCAAGTTCAACCGGCCCACGAGCGTTGCGCTCGACCGTCATGGGCAGCTGTTCGTGGCGGACAGCGGCAACCACTGTATCCGGATGGTCACGCCGTCAGGGGAGGTCATGACGGCTGCAGGCCAAGGAGGCAGCGCGGGCTTCAGCGACGGGCGCGGCGCAAACCGCCTGCGCGAGCCTTACGGGGTCGCGCTCGGGGTCGGGGACCAGATCTACGTCTCCGATCGCGGCAACAACGCCATCCGCAGGATGCGCTGAGACGCCCCGCCGGCCCCGAGCCTCAAGGCTCGGGGCCGGCGGGTTTCGTGCGCCTGAGAACCGTATCGTTCAAGGCAGGCCCGTGGTCACCACGGGCCTGCCTTGGTCGGAGATGCTTAGACCCGCTCGATGACCGTGGCGATGCCCTGGCCGCCCCCGATGCACATGGTGATGAGCGCCGTGCCGAGCCCGCGCCGCTCCAGCTCATCCAGGGCGGTGCCCAAGAGCATGGCGCCGGTGGCGCCGAGGGGATGGCCGAGGGCGATCGCGCCCCCGTTGACGTTGACCTTCGCAGGGTCCAATTCGAGGGCGCGCATCACCTGGAGCACCACCGAGGCGAAGGCCTCGTTGATCTCCCAGAGGTCCACGTCCTCGGGGCGCATGCCGGCGGCCTTGAGCGCCTTGCGGGTGGCGGGCTCGGGGCCGGTCAGCATCAGGACCGGTTCGGAGCCCTGGGTGGCCATGGCCCGGATGCGAGCGCGCGGCTTGAGGCCATGGTTCTTCACGTAAGCCTCGGAGGCCAGGAGCACGGCGGCGGCACCGTCCGCAAGGCCGCTCGAGTTGCCCGCCGTGTGGACGTGCCGGATGGCACCCGCCTGGGGGTAGCGCAGCAGCGCCAGCTGGTCCAGGGTCTCGCCGGCAGGCCCGAGCGCCATGGCGCCCATGGCCTCGAAGGACGCCTTGAGCTCGCCGAGCCCTTCGAGGGTGGTCTCGGACCGGGGCAGCTCGTCGGCTGCTAGGGCGATCGCGCCGCTCAGCGGATCGCGCACGCTCACCAGGCTACGTGCGAAGCGCCCGTCCCGGATGGCCTCGGCCGCGCGCGCCTGGGACGAGAGGGCGTAGCGGTCCGCGTCCTCGCGCGAGAAGCCTTCGAGGGTCGCGATCAGATCGGCGCTGATGCCCTGGGGGACCTGGACGAGCTGCTGACGCAGCGTCGGGTTGTTGCCGTCCAGCCCGCCCTGGTCCGTGCCGAGCGGCACCAGGGACATGCTCTCGACGCCGCCAGCGACCACCAGCTCCTGGACGCCCGCCATGACGCCCATGGCGGCGAAGTTGACGGCCTGGAGGCCCGACGAGCAGAAGCGGTTGAGGGTCACCCCCGTCACCTCCTGGGGCCAGCCGGCCGTCAGGACCGCGTTGCGGGCGAGGTTCGCCCCCTGCACTCCCACCTGGGAGACGCAGCCGACGATCACGTCCTCCACGTCCGCCGCGGCGACCCCTTGCCGCTCGACCAGCGGCTGGAGGACCTGGGCGAGCAGCTCCTGGGGATGGATGCGGCTGAGGGCCCCCTTCTCGGCCTTGCCGCGACCGCGCGGGGTGCGCAGGGCGTCCACGATGTAGGCGTTCGACACGACTTGGCTCCTTTGCTTGGACGGTCACGATCCGATCTTACCCCAAGCGCGGCCTTTCGCCCGGATCGTGCCCCTCTTTCCCCGCGATGGCGTCAGGGAGGATAGAATGGAGCGATTACCGTCCCCCCGTTCGTAGGAGATGCCCTTATCTTGAAGCAACGCACCTTCCTGGCGATCGCTTTGCTCGCCGCTCTCTGCGCCCCCGCCCTGGCTCAGCCCGTCGAGGGCGGCGATCCCGCCGTCCGGGCGCAGGACGATCTCTTCCGCCACGTCAACGGCGCCTGGCTCGACGCCACCGCGATCCCCGGCGACAAGCGCTCGTACGGCACCTTCATGCTGCTGCGCGAGAAGTCCGAAGTGGACGTGCGCGCCCTCCTCGAGGCCGCGGCGGCCACGCCCGGCACCGACCGCAACAGCCGCCTGATCGGCGACTTCTACGCCGCCTTGTTGGACGAGAAGACCGCCGAGACCCGGGGCCTCGCCGCCCTCAAGGCCGACCTCACGCGCATCGCGGGCCTCAAGCGCCTCGACGACGTGGCCACCGAGCTTGCTCACCTGCTTGCGATCGGCGTGCCTGGCCCCGTGGTGGCCGGCGTCGATGCGGACCCCAAGAATCCCCTCACCAACGTCGTGTTCTGGGCCCAGTCGGGCCTGGGCATGCCCGATCGGGACTACTACCTCAAGCAGGGCCCCGAGGCCGAGTCGCTTCGCGCGGCTTACCTGGCCTACCTGAGCGAGATCAACCGCCTGGCGAAGATTCCCTCGCCGGAGGCTGCCGCCAAGAAGACCCTCGCCTTCGAGACGGCTCTGGCCGAGCTGCACTGGACGACGGTCGATCGCCGCGACGCGCTGAAGACCTACAACCCCGCCCCGCGCGCCACCTGGGCCA
The nucleotide sequence above comes from bacterium. Encoded proteins:
- a CDS encoding acetyl-CoA C-acetyltransferase codes for the protein MSNAYIVDALRTPRGRGKAEKGALSRIHPQELLAQVLQPLVERQGVAAADVEDVIVGCVSQVGVQGANLARNAVLTAGWPQEVTGVTLNRFCSSGLQAVNFAAMGVMAGVQELVVAGGVESMSLVPLGTDQGGLDGNNPTLRQQLVQVPQGISADLIATLEGFSREDADRYALSSQARAAEAIRDGRFARSLVSVRDPLSGAIALAADELPRSETTLEGLGELKASFEAMGAMALGPAGETLDQLALLRYPQAGAIRHVHTAGNSSGLADGAAAVLLASEAYVKNHGLKPRARIRAMATQGSEPVLMLTGPEPATRKALKAAGMRPEDVDLWEINEAFASVVLQVMRALELDPAKVNVNGGAIALGHPLGATGAMLLGTALDELERRGLGTALITMCIGGGQGIATVIERV